One region of Metallosphaera sedula DSM 5348 genomic DNA includes:
- a CDS encoding ABC transporter ATP-binding protein — protein MIEGKSLRVYFKSRDVLVKALDGVNVSVKDKEIVGIVGESGSGKTTLGRTILNLQRPDSGEVLWNGKNVFKLKGKEEKEFRRQNQIIYQNPYEAVDIRLKVYDIVAEGLRVHNIPKNREEERKIVLDTLRDVGLTPEEEYAKSLPNQLSGGQLQRVAIARALVLNPSFMVADEPVSMLDMSIRAGVLDIFKRLRDERGISIMMITHDISTLGYVADRIYVMYQGKVIEHGSTDAVLDKPLHPYTQGLISAVPIPDPSGRASLFSVKVKEETEPYNGKGCKYYPKCPFAMASCREKEPELSGVSSDHYVACFLY, from the coding sequence ATGATAGAGGGAAAAAGCTTAAGGGTGTACTTCAAGTCCAGGGATGTCCTAGTTAAGGCCCTTGATGGGGTAAACGTTAGCGTGAAGGATAAGGAGATTGTGGGCATAGTTGGTGAGTCTGGAAGCGGTAAAACTACCCTGGGAAGGACGATCCTTAACCTACAGAGACCGGACTCAGGAGAAGTACTCTGGAATGGAAAGAACGTGTTCAAGTTAAAGGGTAAAGAGGAGAAGGAGTTCAGAAGACAAAATCAAATCATCTACCAAAACCCGTATGAGGCGGTGGACATTAGACTGAAGGTTTACGACATAGTCGCGGAGGGTCTTAGGGTTCACAACATTCCCAAGAATAGAGAGGAGGAGAGGAAGATAGTCTTGGATACCTTGAGAGACGTTGGCCTTACGCCTGAGGAGGAATATGCGAAATCGCTTCCCAATCAGCTCTCTGGTGGACAGTTACAAAGGGTAGCTATAGCCAGGGCTCTGGTCCTTAACCCTTCCTTCATGGTCGCAGACGAACCGGTGTCCATGCTAGATATGTCCATAAGGGCCGGAGTTCTGGACATTTTTAAGCGTCTCAGAGATGAGAGGGGGATAAGTATAATGATGATTACCCACGACATCTCAACCCTGGGATACGTAGCGGACAGGATATACGTAATGTATCAGGGGAAGGTTATAGAACATGGTTCCACGGATGCCGTTCTAGATAAACCCCTTCATCCCTACACTCAGGGCTTAATCTCAGCCGTTCCAATTCCCGACCCATCAGGTAGGGCAAGTCTGTTCTCCGTGAAGGTGAAGGAGGAAACTGAGCCCTATAACGGGAAAGGATGCAAATACTATCCGAAATGTCCCTTTGCCATGGCCTCCTGCAGGGAAAAAGAACCAGAATTATCGGGTGTATCCAGTGACCACTACGTCGCATGCTTCCTATACTGA